One segment of Gordonia terrae DNA contains the following:
- a CDS encoding HNH endonuclease signature motif containing protein, whose product MADTTHVDDDSAAPQPRAVELVAELHAILDELQTVNLSPCTDEELIEVAAATERAIARTTYAGDRQVAEVEGRDLPRKTGYRTLIQFMNHRLRVSNPVRRRKHLNATATLTCLSGDRLEPEHPTLAAAFAAGTVGTAHVQAALDVLDQIPHAVDHDVKVAAERQMAEIAADCTPADITQLGARLLAHLDPDGTLAHDTDQKRRRGLWIGRQRADGTATISGTLTPALHARLTMMFAVWGKPGLNNPDDPASPQGPAGTADPDALALAADRDGRTLAQTNHDALDAALTAGFADGILGTSHRGLPAHLIIKADLGDLIREAGLATTATGTLLPIPDLIAMAGDFQPWLAVFKDATAVPLHFGRGKRLATREQRLVSFARPDGEVCSAPGCNQPATQVELHHAQKDWAKGGLTNIGDLAPACPRHNRMVGDQPGQYTTHIVRSGPDEGRCVWRLNAEPGAPPNPEHINRRPDIPRRFTHHLKTVRNEIHGPPTRPGDQARPEAPHFHDVRRSWLNISHVIDVRPPRPGPPPPRPSLVEAHLVELLATH is encoded by the coding sequence ATGGCCGACACCACACACGTCGACGACGATTCGGCTGCGCCCCAACCGCGTGCCGTCGAGCTGGTGGCCGAGCTGCATGCGATCCTCGACGAACTGCAGACCGTCAATCTGTCTCCGTGCACCGACGAAGAATTGATCGAGGTCGCCGCCGCGACCGAACGCGCCATTGCCCGAACCACGTACGCCGGTGACCGGCAAGTCGCCGAAGTCGAGGGTCGTGACCTGCCACGCAAGACCGGGTACCGCACCCTCATCCAGTTCATGAACCACCGACTCCGCGTCTCCAACCCGGTTCGGCGGCGCAAGCACCTCAACGCCACCGCCACGCTCACGTGCCTCAGCGGCGACCGCCTCGAACCGGAACACCCCACCCTGGCCGCAGCATTCGCCGCAGGAACGGTCGGGACCGCCCACGTCCAGGCCGCCCTCGATGTCCTCGACCAGATCCCCCACGCTGTCGACCACGATGTGAAAGTCGCTGCGGAACGGCAGATGGCCGAGATCGCCGCCGATTGCACGCCTGCCGACATCACGCAACTCGGTGCGCGGTTGCTCGCCCACCTCGACCCCGACGGCACCCTGGCCCACGACACCGACCAGAAACGACGCCGCGGCCTGTGGATCGGACGCCAACGAGCCGACGGTACCGCCACCATCTCCGGCACCCTCACTCCCGCACTCCACGCCCGGTTGACGATGATGTTCGCCGTCTGGGGCAAACCCGGACTCAACAACCCCGACGACCCCGCCTCACCCCAGGGTCCGGCCGGCACCGCCGACCCCGACGCCCTCGCGCTCGCAGCCGATCGTGACGGCCGCACCCTCGCCCAGACGAATCACGATGCGCTCGACGCCGCACTCACCGCTGGCTTCGCCGACGGGATTCTCGGAACGTCGCACCGCGGCCTGCCCGCCCATCTGATCATCAAAGCCGATCTGGGCGACCTGATCCGCGAAGCCGGGCTCGCCACCACCGCCACCGGCACCCTGCTGCCCATCCCCGACCTGATCGCGATGGCCGGCGACTTTCAACCATGGTTGGCAGTATTCAAGGACGCCACCGCGGTGCCGCTGCATTTCGGTAGGGGGAAGCGTCTGGCCACCCGCGAACAACGCCTCGTCTCCTTCGCCCGCCCCGACGGCGAGGTGTGCTCGGCTCCCGGCTGCAATCAACCCGCCACCCAGGTCGAACTCCATCACGCCCAGAAGGATTGGGCCAAGGGCGGTCTCACCAATATCGGCGACCTCGCCCCGGCCTGCCCACGACACAACCGAATGGTCGGCGACCAGCCCGGCCAGTACACCACCCACATTGTCCGCTCCGGACCCGACGAAGGCCGCTGCGTCTGGCGACTCAACGCCGAACCCGGAGCACCACCCAACCCCGAACACATCAACCGCCGACCCGACATACCCCGGCGGTTCACCCACCACCTGAAAACAGTGCGCAACGAGATCCACGGACCACCAACCCGGCCTGGCGATCAAGCACGCCCCGAGGCGCCACACTTCCACGACGTGCGCCGGTCATGGTTGAACATCAGCCACGTCATCGACGTCCGACCACCCCGACCCGGACCACCCCCACCCCGGCCCTCCCTCGTCGAAGCACACCTCGTGGAGCTCCTCGCCACCCACTGA
- a CDS encoding helix-turn-helix domain-containing protein, producing MVRNPLTPEQIAAGRRLGARIRELRGDRPLGDVALGAGISPETLRKIETGRMPTPAFATIAALARALGASLDDLALVLDAEVARAG from the coding sequence ATGGTGCGTAACCCGCTGACCCCGGAACAGATCGCGGCAGGTCGTCGTCTCGGTGCTCGTATCCGCGAGCTGCGCGGCGACCGCCCGCTCGGCGACGTCGCGCTCGGCGCGGGCATCTCGCCGGAGACCCTGCGCAAGATCGAGACCGGACGCATGCCGACCCCCGCCTTCGCGACCATCGCGGCGCTCGCCCGCGCGCTCGGCGCCTCGCTCGACGATCTGGCTCTCGTCCTCGACGCCGAAGTGGCGCGGGCGGGGTGA
- a CDS encoding histidinol-phosphate transaminase: MTASDAVVGAVVPGGSISVDDLPLRANLRGKSAYGAPQLKVPVILNTNENPHAPSAALIDDVTASVREAAAELHRYPDRDAVALRTDLAAYLTRATGVRLGVENLWAANGSNEVLQQLLQAFGGPGRSALGFVPSYSMHPIIADGTDTTWLVAARAGDFSLDTEYAVAEVANREPDVVFVTSPNNPTGGSIPLADLRRIVEAAPGIVIVDEAYAEFSAAPSAVELIDEFPAKVVVSRTMSKAFAFAGGRLGYLAAAPAVVDAIQLVRLPYHLSVLTQAAARAALRHSDDTLAGVAAIITERDRVVAELSGLGYRVVDSDSNFVLFGGFRDAATSWQRYLDQGVLIRDVGIAGHLRVTVGLAHENDAFLDVSRTLATTDLENTQ; the protein is encoded by the coding sequence GTGACCGCGTCCGATGCGGTGGTGGGTGCAGTCGTGCCGGGTGGCTCGATCAGCGTCGACGACCTGCCGCTGCGCGCCAACCTCCGCGGCAAGAGTGCCTACGGCGCACCGCAACTCAAGGTTCCGGTGATCCTGAACACCAACGAGAACCCGCACGCGCCGTCAGCGGCCCTGATCGACGACGTCACCGCGTCGGTGCGCGAAGCGGCCGCCGAGCTGCACCGCTATCCCGACCGCGATGCCGTCGCCCTTCGTACCGACCTCGCCGCTTACCTGACCCGGGCCACCGGTGTCCGGCTGGGCGTCGAGAACCTCTGGGCGGCAAACGGTTCGAACGAGGTCCTGCAGCAGCTGCTGCAGGCCTTCGGCGGACCGGGCCGCAGCGCGCTGGGCTTCGTCCCGTCGTACTCGATGCACCCGATCATCGCCGACGGCACGGACACCACCTGGCTGGTCGCCGCGCGCGCAGGCGACTTCTCCCTCGACACCGAGTACGCCGTCGCCGAAGTCGCCAACCGCGAACCCGACGTCGTCTTCGTGACCTCGCCCAACAACCCGACCGGCGGTTCCATCCCGCTCGCCGATCTCCGCCGGATCGTCGAGGCCGCACCGGGCATCGTGATCGTCGACGAGGCGTACGCGGAGTTCTCCGCGGCGCCGAGCGCTGTCGAGCTCATCGACGAGTTCCCGGCGAAGGTCGTCGTCAGCCGCACCATGAGCAAGGCGTTCGCCTTCGCCGGCGGGCGCCTCGGGTATCTCGCGGCGGCACCGGCCGTCGTCGACGCGATCCAGCTCGTCCGGCTGCCGTACCACCTGTCCGTGCTGACCCAGGCTGCGGCGCGCGCGGCCCTTCGGCACAGCGACGACACCCTCGCCGGTGTCGCGGCGATCATCACCGAACGCGACCGTGTGGTCGCGGAACTGAGCGGTCTCGGATATCGCGTCGTCGACTCCGATTCCAACTTCGTGCTCTTCGGCGGTTTCCGGGATGCAGCGACGTCGTGGCAGCGTTACCTCGACCAGGGCGTCCTCATCCGCGACGTCGGGATCGCCGGCCACCTGCGGGTGACCGTCGGACTCGCCCACGAGAACGACGCCTTCCTCGACGTCAGCCGCACCCTTGCCACCACAGATCTGGAGAACACCCAGTGA
- the nadC gene encoding carboxylating nicotinate-nucleotide diphosphorylase: MSAGVSDDFVGQAAGGELGVAVTDEVRALIRTALDEDLRYGPDVTTASTVPADAVVDAAIVSRAHGVIAGVPVVEAVFDEVIGAGEYTIGARVEDGSRVEPGTVVLSVHAPTRALLTAERTALNLISHMSGIATATEAWVSAVEETGAKIRDSRKTLPGMRHLQKYAVRAGGGVNHRMGLGDAALIKDNHVAAAGSVAAALRAVRDAAPGLPVEVEVDSLAQLDEVLELRPQLVLLDNFEPWETQMAVQRRNTRSPETKLESSGGLSLDVAIDYARTGVDYLAVGALTHSVTVLDLGLDIPAP, encoded by the coding sequence ATGAGCGCTGGCGTGAGCGACGATTTCGTCGGTCAGGCCGCGGGCGGCGAACTCGGCGTCGCGGTCACCGACGAGGTCCGCGCGTTGATCCGGACCGCCCTCGACGAGGATCTGCGGTACGGACCCGACGTCACGACCGCGTCCACGGTGCCCGCCGACGCGGTCGTCGACGCGGCGATCGTCAGTCGCGCGCACGGCGTCATCGCCGGTGTGCCCGTGGTCGAGGCGGTCTTCGACGAGGTGATCGGCGCGGGCGAGTACACGATAGGAGCCCGGGTCGAGGACGGCAGCCGCGTCGAACCGGGCACCGTCGTATTGTCGGTGCACGCCCCGACGCGCGCGCTGCTGACCGCGGAACGCACTGCGCTGAACCTGATCTCGCACATGTCGGGGATCGCGACGGCCACCGAGGCCTGGGTCTCGGCCGTCGAGGAGACGGGCGCGAAGATCCGGGATTCCCGCAAGACTCTGCCCGGAATGCGCCACCTGCAGAAGTACGCGGTGCGGGCCGGCGGGGGAGTCAACCATCGCATGGGTCTCGGCGATGCGGCACTCATCAAGGACAACCACGTCGCCGCAGCCGGTTCGGTCGCGGCCGCACTGCGAGCGGTGCGGGACGCGGCTCCCGGGCTGCCGGTCGAGGTGGAGGTGGACTCGCTGGCGCAGCTCGACGAGGTCCTCGAACTGAGGCCGCAGCTCGTCCTGCTGGACAATTTCGAGCCGTGGGAAACGCAGATGGCCGTCCAGCGACGCAACACGCGCTCGCCGGAGACGAAATTGGAGAGCTCCGGTGGTCTGTCGCTCGACGTCGCCATCGACTACGCCCGCACCGGCGTCGACTATCTCGCGGTCGGTGCGCTGACCCATTCGGTCACCGTGCTCGACCTCGGGTTGGACATCCCCGCGCCCTGA
- a CDS encoding NUDIX hydrolase, translating to MPAAGSEPPIADGTTLRVEVLTVVFQIRVAPDSGSGSDIDSPSLCVLLSRSVDDVWTLPGGGVGAAETLSASARRLVADSLDVREIAHLEQLSVFSDPRRVPAVRTIASTYMGLVPSDAAATPPEAAGWFAVDALPPLAFDHTEIVDAARHRLAAKLSYTNIAFALAPARFPMSALSEIYCAALGYPVDTTNLLRILSRRAVVVATGTVGKTGRSGGRPPALYAFAEKELRVTDEFATLRPPM from the coding sequence ATGCCAGCCGCCGGGTCCGAGCCACCCATCGCCGACGGTACGACCCTCCGGGTGGAAGTCCTGACCGTGGTGTTCCAGATCCGGGTCGCGCCGGATTCCGGATCCGGTTCGGACATCGACAGCCCGTCGCTGTGCGTCCTGCTGTCGCGGTCGGTCGATGACGTCTGGACCCTCCCCGGCGGCGGGGTCGGTGCCGCGGAGACACTGTCGGCGAGCGCACGTCGACTCGTCGCGGATTCTCTCGACGTCCGGGAGATCGCACACCTGGAACAGCTGTCGGTCTTCTCCGATCCGCGCCGGGTGCCCGCGGTCCGCACCATCGCGTCGACCTACATGGGCCTCGTGCCCTCCGACGCGGCCGCGACGCCGCCCGAGGCCGCGGGTTGGTTCGCCGTCGACGCGCTCCCCCCGCTCGCGTTCGACCACACCGAGATCGTCGACGCCGCCCGGCATCGGCTCGCCGCGAAACTCTCGTACACCAACATCGCCTTCGCGCTGGCGCCGGCGCGGTTCCCGATGTCGGCGTTGTCGGAGATCTACTGCGCCGCACTGGGTTATCCAGTGGACACGACCAACCTGCTCCGCATCCTGAGCCGGCGCGCCGTGGTGGTCGCCACCGGTACCGTCGGCAAGACCGGCCGGAGCGGCGGACGCCCGCCCGCCCTCTACGCCTTCGCCGAGAAGGAGTTACGCGTCACGGATGAGTTCGCGACGCTGCGCCCGCCGATGTGA
- the hisH gene encoding imidazole glycerol phosphate synthase subunit HisH has protein sequence MSAVDVTILDYGSGNLRSAQRALERTGAQVTVTSDFDTALNATGLVVPGVGAFAACMEGLRAVKGDRIVGRRLAGGRPVLGICVGMQILFERGVEFGVEADGCGEWPGSVTQLPAPVLPHMGWNTVDAPEGSVLFDGLDADTRFYFVHSYAAQAWEMDSDGSRLRAPRLTWAEHGGRFLAAVENGPLSATQFHPEKSGDAGAHLLENWVRGLS, from the coding sequence GTGAGCGCCGTCGATGTCACCATCCTCGACTACGGGTCGGGCAACCTGCGGTCGGCGCAGCGCGCGCTGGAACGCACCGGGGCACAGGTGACCGTCACCTCCGACTTCGACACCGCCCTGAACGCCACCGGCCTCGTCGTGCCCGGCGTCGGCGCCTTCGCCGCCTGCATGGAAGGTCTGCGCGCCGTGAAGGGCGACCGGATCGTCGGTCGCCGGCTCGCCGGGGGCCGGCCGGTCCTGGGCATCTGCGTCGGCATGCAGATCCTCTTCGAACGCGGCGTCGAGTTCGGCGTCGAGGCGGACGGGTGCGGGGAGTGGCCGGGCAGCGTGACGCAGCTGCCCGCGCCGGTGTTGCCGCACATGGGGTGGAACACGGTCGACGCGCCCGAGGGGTCGGTCCTGTTCGACGGGCTCGACGCCGACACCCGCTTCTACTTCGTGCACTCCTACGCCGCACAGGCGTGGGAGATGGACAGCGACGGCTCTCGGCTGCGTGCACCCAGACTGACCTGGGCCGAACACGGCGGGCGCTTCCTCGCCGCGGTCGAGAACGGGCCGCTGTCGGCCACCCAGTTCCACCCCGAGAAATCCGGTGACGCCGGCGCCCACCTGCTGGAGAACTGGGTTCGGGGACTCTCGTGA
- the hisB gene encoding imidazoleglycerol-phosphate dehydratase HisB, producing MTNPASESRAPRIAKVERATRESSITVELNLDGTGVTNISTGIAFFDHMLTAFGQHGSFDLTVEAKGDIEVEGHHTIEDTAIVLGQALGQALGDKKGIRRFGDSWIPMDETLAQAVVDVSGRPYCVHTGEPEHMLTAVIGGYPGVPYSTVINRHVFESIALNARIALHVRVLYGRDQHHITEAEFKAVARALRAATEYDARVTGVPSTKGAL from the coding sequence GTGACCAACCCCGCATCCGAGAGCCGGGCACCCCGCATCGCGAAGGTAGAACGGGCCACCCGGGAGTCCTCGATCACCGTCGAACTGAACCTCGACGGCACCGGCGTGACGAACATCTCGACGGGCATCGCCTTCTTCGACCACATGCTCACCGCGTTCGGTCAGCACGGCAGCTTCGACCTGACCGTCGAGGCGAAGGGCGACATCGAGGTCGAAGGCCACCACACCATCGAGGACACCGCGATCGTGCTCGGCCAGGCGCTGGGTCAGGCGCTGGGCGACAAGAAGGGCATCCGCCGCTTCGGCGACTCGTGGATCCCGATGGACGAGACCCTCGCCCAGGCGGTGGTCGACGTCTCCGGCCGTCCGTACTGCGTGCACACCGGGGAGCCCGAGCACATGCTGACCGCGGTGATCGGCGGCTACCCCGGCGTGCCGTATTCGACGGTCATCAACCGGCACGTCTTCGAATCGATCGCTCTCAACGCTCGGATCGCCCTGCACGTCCGTGTGCTCTACGGCCGCGACCAGCACCACATCACCGAAGCCGAGTTCAAGGCCGTGGCCCGTGCGCTGCGCGCCGCCACCGAATACGACGCGCGCGTCACGGGTGTGCCCTCGACGAAGGGTGCGCTGTGA
- the map gene encoding type I methionyl aminopeptidase, whose protein sequence is MVELKSPAEVAAMGVTGAFIADLLDDVAGRADVGVNLLDLEERARELIAARGALSCYWDYSPSFGRGPFRNVICLSVNDAVLHGLPHDYVLADGDLLSMDIAVAIDGWVADSARSVIVGTPRAEDQRLVAATEEALTAAIDAARPGGRIGDISAAIGAVAAAHGYRVNTEFGGHGLGRTMHEDPHVANVGRAGRGMKLRPGLTLALEPWFTLGSERIKFDADGWTIRSFDGSRGAHSEHTIAVTEGEALILTTNRGG, encoded by the coding sequence ATGGTCGAACTGAAGTCACCCGCCGAGGTTGCCGCCATGGGGGTGACGGGCGCCTTCATCGCAGATCTGCTGGACGACGTCGCCGGCCGCGCCGACGTCGGGGTCAACCTCCTCGACCTCGAGGAGCGTGCGCGGGAACTCATCGCCGCGCGCGGCGCGCTGTCGTGCTACTGGGACTACTCGCCGTCGTTCGGCCGCGGGCCCTTCCGCAACGTGATCTGCCTGTCGGTGAACGATGCTGTGCTGCATGGCCTCCCGCATGACTACGTCCTCGCCGACGGCGACCTGCTGTCGATGGACATCGCCGTCGCGATCGACGGCTGGGTGGCCGACTCCGCGCGCAGTGTCATCGTCGGAACCCCGCGGGCCGAGGACCAGCGCCTCGTCGCGGCCACCGAAGAGGCACTGACAGCGGCCATCGACGCGGCACGCCCGGGCGGACGGATCGGTGACATCTCGGCGGCGATCGGCGCGGTCGCCGCCGCGCACGGATATCGGGTCAACACCGAGTTCGGCGGACACGGCCTCGGTCGAACCATGCACGAGGACCCGCACGTCGCGAATGTGGGCCGGGCCGGTCGGGGCATGAAGCTGCGCCCGGGACTCACCCTCGCGCTCGAGCCCTGGTTCACCCTCGGTTCCGAACGGATCAAGTTCGACGCCGACGGCTGGACCATCAGGTCTTTCGACGGTTCCCGCGGCGCCCACAGCGAGCACACGATCGCCGTCACCGAGGGCGAGGCGCTGATCCTGACCACGAACCGGGGCGGGTAG
- a CDS encoding hemerythrin domain-containing protein: MPLLRDYTAEHERAVNLGGDAVRALDADDRDTARRLADRLVIELRSHWRGEEDGLFAQLLDTDRDLFAGYIDPLIAEHRELNAFLTSMDLSDPADRDRFRREVDGLHRHIAKEEDALFPASVTTLDGDQWDAAIAAWEHAHPGEKLLDHGV; encoded by the coding sequence ATGCCGTTGCTCCGCGACTACACCGCCGAACACGAACGGGCCGTGAACCTCGGCGGCGACGCGGTGCGGGCGCTCGATGCCGACGACCGCGACACCGCCCGCCGGCTCGCGGACCGGCTCGTGATCGAACTGCGGTCACACTGGCGCGGCGAGGAAGACGGATTGTTCGCCCAGTTGCTCGACACCGACCGGGACCTCTTCGCCGGGTACATCGACCCGCTCATCGCCGAGCACCGGGAGCTCAATGCGTTCCTGACGTCGATGGACCTGTCCGATCCCGCCGACCGCGACCGGTTCCGACGCGAGGTCGACGGGCTGCACCGGCACATCGCGAAAGAGGAGGACGCACTGTTCCCCGCGTCGGTGACGACTCTCGACGGGGATCAGTGGGATGCCGCGATCGCCGCCTGGGAGCACGCGCATCCCGGGGAGAAGCTGCTCGACCACGGCGTGTAG
- the hisD gene encoding histidinol dehydrogenase, which produces MLARIDLRGSTPTLAELRRALPRGGTDVNAVLDTVTPVVHAVAENGTESALDFGEKFDGVRPASVRVPAQVIADALAELDPQIADALRESIRRARTVHADQRRETTRTQVVDGGVVSEKWIPVRRVGLYVPGGNAVYPSSVIMNVVPAQEAGVGSLVVASPPQKDFGGWPHPTILAACALLDVDEVWAVGGAQGVALLAYGGHDTDAADAPNSVLDPVDLITGPGNIYVTAAKRLCRSVVGIDSEAGPTEIAILADDSADPGILASDLISQAEHDVLAASVLVTDSAELADAVDAALDTQVAATKHRERVLTALSGEQSGVVLVDDLDAGLAVVDAYAAEHLEIQTRDAAAVADRVHNAGAIFVGPYAPVSLGDYCAGSNHVLPTSGSARFASGLSVQTFLKGVHVIDYDEAALREVADKVVTLADAEDLPGHGDAVKQRFVKSAAR; this is translated from the coding sequence ATGCTCGCCCGAATTGACCTGCGCGGTAGCACGCCGACACTCGCCGAGTTGCGTCGTGCTCTGCCCCGCGGGGGTACCGATGTCAATGCCGTCCTCGACACGGTGACGCCGGTGGTGCATGCGGTGGCCGAGAACGGCACCGAGTCCGCACTCGACTTCGGCGAGAAGTTCGACGGCGTCCGCCCCGCATCGGTCCGGGTGCCCGCCCAGGTCATCGCCGACGCCCTCGCCGAACTCGACCCGCAGATCGCCGACGCGTTGCGCGAATCCATCCGGCGCGCGCGCACGGTCCACGCCGACCAGCGTCGCGAGACCACGCGCACGCAGGTCGTCGACGGCGGCGTCGTGAGCGAGAAGTGGATCCCGGTCCGTCGCGTCGGTCTGTACGTTCCCGGCGGCAACGCCGTGTACCCGTCGTCGGTCATCATGAACGTCGTGCCCGCCCAGGAGGCCGGGGTCGGCTCGCTGGTCGTCGCCTCGCCGCCGCAGAAGGACTTCGGCGGCTGGCCGCACCCGACGATCCTCGCCGCCTGCGCGCTCCTCGACGTCGACGAGGTGTGGGCCGTCGGTGGTGCCCAGGGGGTGGCCCTGCTCGCCTACGGCGGTCACGACACCGACGCCGCCGACGCGCCGAACTCCGTCCTCGACCCGGTCGACCTCATCACCGGCCCGGGCAACATCTACGTCACCGCGGCCAAGCGACTGTGCCGCAGCGTGGTGGGCATCGACTCCGAAGCCGGACCGACCGAGATCGCGATCCTCGCCGACGACTCGGCCGATCCCGGCATCCTCGCCTCGGACCTCATCAGCCAGGCCGAACACGACGTGCTGGCGGCCTCGGTGCTCGTTACGGACAGCGCCGAACTCGCCGACGCCGTCGACGCCGCGCTCGACACCCAGGTCGCGGCCACCAAACACCGTGAGCGTGTGCTCACCGCACTGTCGGGGGAGCAGTCGGGCGTCGTTCTCGTCGACGACCTCGACGCCGGGCTCGCGGTCGTGGACGCCTATGCGGCCGAACACCTCGAGATCCAGACGCGCGATGCCGCCGCGGTCGCCGACCGCGTGCACAACGCGGGCGCGATCTTCGTCGGCCCGTATGCCCCGGTGAGTCTCGGTGACTACTGCGCCGGCTCCAATCATGTTCTGCCGACGTCGGGTTCGGCGCGCTTCGCCTCGGGTCTCTCGGTGCAGACGTTCCTCAAGGGCGTCCACGTCATCGACTACGACGAAGCCGCGCTGCGTGAGGTCGCCGACAAGGTGGTGACCCTGGCCGACGCCGAGGACCTGCCCGGTCACGGCGACGCGGTCAAGCAGCGCTTCGTGAAGAGTGCCGCCCGGTGA
- the nadA gene encoding quinolinate synthase NadA encodes MSITSDRPAAVTAPAVSALIDAQWYDAPGGYTGIEPTQEWADEVRRLAKARNATLLAHNYQLPAIQDVADHVGDSLALSRIAAEVDSDEIIFCGVHFMAETAKILSPEKRVLIPDERAGCSLADSITADELRAWKAEFPDALVVSYVNTTAEVKGLTDICCTSSNAVDVVASIDPDRDVLFLPDQFLGAHVKRETGRDNIHIWAGECHVHAGINGDELTAQANAHPDADLFIHPECGCATSALYLAGEGFVPEEKVKILSTGGMLDAARETGAKQVLVATEVGMLHQLRKAAPGVDFQAVNDRASCPYMKMITPAAMLRCLREGRDEVFVDADVAEKARKSVERMIAIGNPGSGE; translated from the coding sequence ATGAGCATCACCAGCGATCGCCCCGCGGCCGTGACCGCGCCTGCAGTGTCGGCGCTCATCGATGCGCAGTGGTACGACGCGCCCGGCGGATACACCGGTATCGAGCCGACCCAGGAATGGGCAGACGAGGTCCGCCGTCTCGCCAAGGCGCGCAACGCGACCCTGCTCGCACACAATTACCAGCTCCCGGCCATCCAGGACGTCGCCGACCATGTCGGCGACTCGCTGGCCCTGTCGCGGATCGCCGCCGAGGTCGACTCCGACGAGATCATCTTCTGCGGCGTCCACTTCATGGCCGAGACGGCCAAGATCCTGAGCCCGGAGAAGCGGGTCCTGATCCCCGACGAGCGCGCCGGGTGTTCGCTGGCCGACTCGATCACCGCCGACGAACTGCGTGCCTGGAAGGCCGAGTTCCCCGACGCGCTCGTGGTGTCCTACGTCAACACGACCGCCGAGGTGAAGGGTCTGACCGACATCTGCTGCACGTCGTCGAACGCCGTCGACGTGGTGGCCTCGATCGATCCCGACCGGGACGTGCTGTTCCTGCCCGACCAGTTCCTCGGCGCACACGTCAAGCGTGAGACCGGCCGCGACAACATCCACATCTGGGCGGGCGAATGCCACGTCCACGCCGGCATCAACGGTGACGAGCTGACCGCGCAGGCGAACGCGCACCCCGATGCCGACCTGTTCATCCACCCCGAATGCGGGTGCGCGACGTCGGCGCTGTACCTGGCGGGCGAGGGCTTCGTGCCCGAGGAGAAGGTGAAGATCCTCTCGACCGGAGGGATGCTCGACGCGGCCCGCGAGACGGGTGCGAAGCAGGTCCTGGTCGCCACCGAGGTCGGGATGCTGCACCAGTTGCGCAAGGCCGCCCCGGGTGTCGACTTCCAGGCCGTCAACGACCGCGCCTCGTGCCCCTACATGAAGATGATCACGCCCGCCGCCATGCTCCGGTGCCTGCGGGAGGGTCGCGACGAGGTGTTCGTCGACGCCGATGTCGCCGAGAAGGCGCGCAAGAGTGTCGAGCGGATGATCGCGATCGGCAACCCCGGATCGGGCGAATGA
- a CDS encoding DUF1990 family protein: MSGDRSALTYPEVGATSGTLPPGYHHLRRSRVIGSGAACFATAGQRILNWDMHRHAGFGVDASTPAATVGADVDLRVGVGPLGIVARCRVVEVLDAPREQGFAYGTLPGHPEVGEERFWVEWLADDTVVGHVVAFSRPGRWFTRLGGPVGRLAQSRISERYLDALMCR; this comes from the coding sequence GTGAGCGGCGACCGATCGGCACTCACCTATCCGGAGGTCGGCGCGACATCGGGCACGCTGCCGCCCGGTTATCACCACTTACGCCGGTCGCGGGTCATCGGTTCGGGGGCTGCGTGCTTCGCCACGGCGGGTCAGCGAATTCTGAACTGGGACATGCATCGTCATGCCGGCTTCGGCGTCGACGCGTCCACCCCCGCGGCGACGGTCGGCGCTGACGTCGACCTGCGGGTCGGGGTCGGTCCACTCGGGATCGTCGCGCGGTGCCGGGTCGTCGAGGTGCTCGACGCCCCTCGTGAACAGGGTTTCGCCTATGGAACGCTCCCCGGGCATCCAGAGGTCGGCGAGGAACGCTTCTGGGTGGAATGGCTCGCCGACGACACGGTGGTCGGGCATGTCGTCGCCTTCTCGCGCCCGGGGCGGTGGTTCACCCGGCTGGGCGGGCCGGTCGGGCGCCTCGCCCAGTCGCGAATCAGCGAGCGCTATCTCGATGCTCTGATGTGCCGATGA